In Snodgrassella alvi wkB2, the DNA window GGATAGCTGTTTTAACCGGTAGCCATTCTATCGCATCATAATCAAGTACAGGGCAGAAGACTGGTATGTCTATTTTACCAAGCAAACATGTTTGTTGTTTTGTATGATGGCTGATATTAGTGTGTAATCAATACACAATATAGCTTTACCGATAACATCACGATTGTTTTGTATTGTGAATTTCTGCTGCTTTCAATGTGTTTTCCATTAAGGTAGCTATGGTCATAGGGCCTACTCCGCCCGGTACCGGTGTAATCATAGAAGCACGTTCTCTGGCTGCATCAAACTCTACATCCCCGCACAACTGTCCGTTTTCCAGACGGTTAATTCCCACATCTATTACTACAGCCCCGGGTTTAATCCATTCACCTTTAACAAAGTTCGGAATGCCGACGCCTACAACCACAATATCAGCAGCAGCAACTTCCTGTGCCAGATTCCGGGTGGCGCTATGACAGATTGTGACTGTCGCACGTGCCAGAAGTAATTCTAACGCCTGCGGTCGGCCGACAATATTTGAAGCGCCTACTACAACAGCTTTTTTACCGGTGACTGGTACCTGACAGGCATCCAGTAATGTCATTACCCCTTTAGGTGTACACGGACGCATTAATGGCATTTTTACCGCCAGCCGGCCAACATTATACGGATGAAAACCATCTACATCTTTATGAGGCACAATCCGTTCCAGTACCTGCTGACTGTCAATATGTGCAGGCAGTGGTAATTGCACCAGAATTCCGTCTATACCATTATCTGCATTCATTTCGTCAATCAAGGCTAGTAATTCGGCTTCTGTGGTATGTACAGGCAGCTCGTAACTGCGGGATTCAAAACCAATGGTTTCACAGGCACGCTTTTTATTGCGTACATATACTGTACTGGCCGGATCTTCACCAACCAGAACCACAGCCAGACAGGGGCGGCGTAGCTGATTATCCAGACGCTGCTGTACACGAATGGTTAATTCTTGCAGGATTTGTTGAGAAATTTTTTTACCATCAATGAGTTGAGCGGTCATGAGAAAATTCCAGAGAAAAAGATTATGCTGATGGCAGGTAACTATCAGCTAATATTTACAAGAATAGCATTGTCGCATTTTTTTTAAGCGGTTTCATCTGCTTTTATATATAGCTGTTCATATAAATCAGCCATATTTCAAAAATATGGCAAAAAAATTTACTTTACCTCTTGACGATAGTTTTTCATGGCTGTATAGTTCGCCTCTCTCGTCGGGGTGTAGCGCAGTCTGGTTAGCGCATCTGCTTTGGGAGCAGAGGGTCGTGAGTTCGAATCCCACCACCCCGACCATATCGACCGAATCCTTGTCCGGATAGATTTGAGAGTACGCGCCCGTAGCTCAACCGGATAGAGCACCGGCCTTCTAAGCCGGGGGTTACAGGTTCGATTCCTGTCGGGCGCACCAAAGTTTGAAAAGTTTTATGGTGGCTGTAGCTCAGTTGGTAGAGCCCTGGATTGTGATTCCAGTTGTCGTGGGTTCGAGCCCCATCAGCCACCCCAATATAAAAGCCCAAGCCGTTTGCTTGGGCTTTTAATTTTTATGGTACCCTTCGGGAATACACTATCGCCTGCTAAACTTGCTATCTATTACGTCTTACTATAATAGTTGCTTATAAAACTGCTATCCTGCTATGAATAAAGCTGCAACTGAACTTCCCATTTTAACCATAGCCTTGTGTGCCGGCGAAGCATCTGGTGATTTACTGGGTGCCCATTTGATGAATGCGATTCGTACACGATATCCGCGGGTACAGTTCGTTGGTATTGGCGGACCGCGGATGCTGGCAGCCGGAATACAAAGTCTCTATGATCAGGAAAAACTGGCAGTACGCGGTTTTGTTGAAGTTGTCAAAAAACTACCGGAAATTCTGGCCATTCGTCGCGGCCTGATTCGTTCACTGAAACAAATCAAACCACAGGTATTTGTCGGTATTGATGCACCGGATTTCAATCTGGGTGTTGCCGAAAGTTTAAAACAGGCCGGTATTGCTACCGTACATTATGTCAGTCCGTCTGTCTGGGCATGGCGGCGTAAACGGGTAAAAAAGATTGTTAAACAGGTGGACGAGGTATTATGCCTGTTTCCGATGGAACCGGAACTATACCGGCAGGCAGGCGGACGGGCACGTTTTGTCGGACATCCTCTTGCTCAGACTTTGCCACTGGTTATTGACAGAAAGGCGAAAAGGCAGCAGCTGAAACTGTCTGAACAGGCTCCAGTGTTTGTTTTAATGCCGGGCAGCCGGGTCAGTGAAATTGATTTCATGGCACCGATTTTTTTACAGGCTGCTGAAATTATTCACCAGCGTTATCCTCAGGCTCAGTTTTTACTACCACTGGCTACGGCGGCAACACGGCAGCGTATGCAGGATATTCTGGCTCAGCCGGTGTGGCAAAAATTGCCGATACGTTTAATGTCTGCACATGCAGAAATGGCCTGTCAGGCAGCCGATGTTGCACTGGTTACCAGCGGTACAGCCACGCTCGAAGTGGCTTTATGCCAATGCCCGATGGTAATCAGCTATAAAATCTCACCTTTAACCTATGCATATGTCAAACATAAAATTAAAGTGCCGTATGTTGGTTTGCCTAATATTCTGTTAGACAGAGGTGTGGTACCTGAATTACTGCAAAGTAATGCAACACCACAAAAACTGGCAGAGGCTGTGATTCACTGGTACGAATCGCCACAGGAAGTACAGGATTTGCAGGCAGACTTTTCAGCACTACATCAGCAGCTGCGTTTGAATACTGATGAACTGTCTGCACAGGCGGTATTGCAGCATGCAACGGGGCAAATATGAATACAGAGCTGATGGTATTACCCAGCCATGCCGGTGTAGACGAAGCCGGTCGTGGTCCGTTAGTTGGCAGTGTATATGCAGCAGCAGTTATTTTACCGGCAGATTATGATTTACCCGGTCTTACTGATTCAAAAAAACTGTCCGAGAAAAAGCGTGATGAGCTGGCAATATTAATTAAGCAGCAGGCAACTGCATGGTCTGTAGCTGCAGCAGACGTGGCAGAAATACACCAATTTAATATTCTGTTTGCAACTATGCGTGCCATGGCTCGTGCTGTAGCCGGTTTGCATATTCAGCCGGCTAAAGTGTGGATAGATGGCAATCGCATTCCTGTTGATATGACTTTGCCGGCAGAAGCAGTAGTTAAAGGCGATCTCAAAATAGCCGCTATTTCAGCCGCCTCTATTCTGGCCAAAACGGCACGTGATGCAGAGATGTATGAGCTGGATAAATGTTATCCGCAGTATGGTTTTGCCCGTCATAAAGGCTATGGTACAGCCGCACATCTTGCTGCATTGCAACAGTTTGGTGTACTGCCACAGCACCGGCAGGATTTTGCACCTGTGAAAGCCTTGCTGGCGCAGGGAAAATACTGTCTCTGAGGCTATTCAACCGCGGGATTGTACTTTTATGCTTAATCTGTACATCGCTGTTATATTAATATTTTATGATTTCTGTTGAATTAATATCAAATAATTAGCAGCAGTTAATAATTATGCAAATCAGCGGTGAGGCATGCATTATCGCAATGATGATATGTAGCAATAATGCAAAAACGCTTTCCGGCAGGAAAGCGTTTTTAATCCATAACAGATAAATTAATCAACAAACTGTTTTTTAATTCGTTCACGTCGTTCCTGCGCTTCTACCGACAAAGTTGCAGTAGGGCGAGCGAGTAGCCGTTTCAGACCAATAGGTTCGCCGGTATCCTGACAAAAGCCATAATCGCCTTCGTCTAGTTGGCGCAATGAAGCCTGAATTTTACTTAATAACTTACGTTCACGGTCACGGGTGCGCAATTCTAATGCATATTCTTCTTCCAGTGTTGCGCGGTCTGCAGGATCAGGCGTAGTAGCCTGCTCCTGTAAATGTCCGGCCGTATTGTTGGCATTATGAATCAGCTCATCCTGGAGTTTTAACAGCAAATCACGGAAGAAAGCTTGGTGTTCTTCATTCATGTATTCTTCTTCAGGGCCATTCCAGGCCTGGATGTCTTGTTCTGTGAGTTTGGCCATTGTACAGTCTTTCTTTTGCATAGCTCGATTAAGCAATTAGCTCAGGAACTGACAGCTTAATCTGGATTTGAAAATAACAGATACTGGATTTCAGGCTGTTAAAAAAGTTCGGGCATAATAGCATGTTTTTATAATTTATTAATAATTTTGCATTCGACAACATTATCCGAATATCAGCCAGTATGAAATCTTACTGCTTGCCTGCGGCAGCCACCATTCGAGACAAAGCCAGAGCACAAGCAGAATAATTGTCGCAGAAAAATCATATTTACCAATACGCATAAAGGCAAACGGACGGGTTAACGGAGCATAGATACGTTGCAAGGTAAATAGCAGTATTGAATAAGGTTTGCTCAGACTTAAAAACATTCTTATTACCAGCCCGATGAATAATACATAGCACAGTGCTTTCAGGGAAAACAGAATGCAAAGAGCCAGACTGGCTGCAATAGTGCGAATATCCGGTAATACCCATCTAAGGCTGATAAACAGATTTAACGTACATGCCAGGTAATAAATAATGACAGTAGCCAGAATGCAGGCAATATCCCATTGGTACAATGGTGGTATAATTTTACGCAGAGGGCGTACCAGCCAGTTGGTACTACGTACACAAAACTGAGCCAGAGGATGCAGAAAAGGTAATTTAGCCCACTGTAACAGAAGCCGGGCCCAGCATATAATACTCAGTGCACTGGCTAATAAAAATAATGTTTTACTAATCACATATTGCCTTTAATGTCCGACGGATATTGAACTTTCTTTTTATAGAAAAAGATTCGGGCGGATTATATTATGGAAAAATTTGAACAAACAAATTCTGACTTAAGATTATATTGTATACAATATAAGAGATAAATAATGATATTTGATAAATATGATTTGTTTATTTAAAGTCGGGTTTACCGCTGTAATAATACAATCCATTGATTGTGGGCGGAATTCATAGTCTAAAAATCTGATCTGAATTGCAGTGCTATGATATGAGCAGCTTTTCTTGGTTTTGAATTTTGCTTTGACTGTTAAAGTATATCTGTAGCAGCTAATAAAATTTTTTCTTCTGCACTCCGAGTAAATATTGGTTTACTTTAACTATATTAATAATCAAATCATGTATTGTTATTTTATTCATTTTGTACCCTTCACAAGAGTACATTTGTTTTGCTGATTAATATATTTGATGTATTTTTATTGATGATTAATACAGTGCCAATAATTGCATAGAGAGAAAGTATTTTAATTTTACTAATTAATCAAAACCAATAAATTAAATATGTAAAACAAATCTTTGTTAAGTAAAAGCCAGAAATATAGATTTGGATTAGTCGATTAACATTGAAGTATTTTTAAATACTTAATATAAACAAGATAAAATATCAATAAATGAAGTACATTATAAGTGAATATGTTAAAAATATACTCTTTAATGTACTTCATAAAAACGCCTGAAGTTTTTAATAAAATGTAACTCTATATCAAAATAATAACTTTTAAAAAGGTGCAAGTTGTTGCTGCATTTCTTCTGCTCGCGCAACACTGGCAGCAACACCGTCAATTACAACCTGTGTCAGCTGATGCCGGTCAAAAACTGAAGTCGCAGCAAATGTGGTGCCACCTTTAGATGTTACATTTTTTTGTAGTTGAGCAAATTCGGTGCCAGACTGTTCTGCCAGATTTACCGCACCTTTGAATGTATCAAGTGTTAAACGATGAGCCTCTTCAGGGCTGAAACCCTGTTGTATGGCAGCCTGTTGCAGGGCATTAAGAAAATAGAAGACATAGGCCGGACCACTGCCACTAATACCAGCGATACGATTAATGCCACTTTCTTCTTCCAGCCATACTACTTCGCCTGTTGTGCGCATGATATTTTCTGCTATGGTTTTGTCTGCTTTACTTATGCCTGCCGGTGCATACATACCGGAGATTCCCTGACCAATCTGGCAGGGGGTATTGGGCATAATACGGATAATACGCTGGTGATTACCCAGAAACTGACTTAAAGTACTTATTGTTAAGCCTGCTGCTATGCTTAATACAAGCGCACCGTTAAGCCGGATACCGGTAGTAGCCTGCTGCATATCTTGCGGTTTAACTGCCAGTACCAGGATATCTGTGGCTGCCAGTTCAGTTAATTTAGCACTGGTACGTACCTGATATCGTTCGCTTAGATATTGTCGTTTATCCTGATTACGGTCAATTACTTCAATCTCATAACCGCCTTGCTGAGTCATACCGGCTACGATAGCTGTTGCCATATTGCCACCGCCAAGAAAATATACGTTCATAAGATTTTCCTCAATTTTTATTAAAAATAATTAACTTAATCGATAATATTGTCTTAATTGAATAAATTTAAACAATATTGGTTTGTAAAGACTTTTATATTCAATATTAGCTTAATTATAGGTTCAATGTGTAAAGGATAAAGTCAATATGGATTGCATCTTCAGATTCAGCAGCTGAATATTAATTAATTAATATCTTATTCTACTGATTTTATTGATTTTAAAGCTGAAAAGAAACAAATAAAATTACTGGTGTTAATTTGACTGTTATGTTAATAATGTATTTTTATCTGATAAATAAAGAATATTTATGTTAAAAATAAAAGCAATAGGTCGTAAGGCTTCTTATAGTTTAGTCTTGGTGTTATTAACCAGCATACTGAGTGCTTGTAATACGGCTGGCACCAGTAGTAGGGATAGGGTTAGTAGTACGGATAGCACCAGCAATCAATCAGATGGTTACTATGCAAACATGTCAGCAGGATATAAAACTTCGTTTTCTGAGGAAAGCCTGTCTCTTAGGAAGAGTAAACCATCTTCGTCCAGCGTGGAGTATAATTCCAGAATAGGATTCAGGGGGGCAGACTATCAGAGTCCAGGCTTAAGGGCTGTATTTGAAACTCAGCAGCCGGATACTGCGCAATATAAAAATTATTCTGATAACCCGGTAAAACAGGTAGTTACTGAACCTGTTAGTACATTCAGTCTGGATATGGATACAGCCAGTTATGCAAATAGCCGACGGTTTATTGCACATGGCCGGATGCCGCATCCTGATGCAGTGAGAGTAGAAGAATTTATTAATTATTTTCCAAGTACTTCGAATGAGAAATTAACGTCAATAACAGGTTCTCCTTTTTCTGCCGGTTATGAGCTCGCACCCAGCCCATGGAACACAGATAAGGTTCTGTTAAGAGTTAATATTAAGGCAAATGATGTCAATTTTAATCAGTTACCCCCGTCGAATCTTGTTTTTCTGGTAGATACATCTGGTTCGATGTATGGTGAAGACAGACTGGATTTGCTCAAAGAATCATTAAAATTACTGGTAAATAAACTGCGGCCGCAAGATAAAGTTTCTATTGTTGCTTATGCCGGAAGTGCCGGAGTGGCACTGGAACCCACCTCTGGTAGTAATAAAGCCAAAATTCTGGCTGCTATTGATAAATTTGAAGCCGGAGGCAGTACTGCTGGCGGAGAAGGGCTGCAACTGGCTTACAAGATGGCAGAGCGGGGCAAAGTAAACGGTGGAATCAACCGGATATTACTGGCTACTGATGGTGATTTTAATGTTGGTATTAATAGCACAGAAGAGCTGAAAGCATTTGTCAGCAGAGAAAAAGAAAAGGGTATAACATTATCTACACTTGGTTTTGGTGATGATAATTTCAATGATGCAATGATGGTTCAGATTGCTGATGCAGGTAATGGTAATTACAGCTACATCGATAGCCTCGAAGAAGCACAAAAGGTATTGCAGGAGGAGATGAGTGCCACTTTGGTTACGGTAGCTAAAGATGTGAAAGCTCAGATCGAATTTAATCCGGCTCAGGTACTTGAGTATCGCCAGATTGGTTATGAAAAACGGCAGTTAAAGCAGGAAGATTTTAATAATGATAAAGTTGATGCAGGTGATATTGGTGCGGGGAAAAAGCTGACGGTTTTATATGAACTGACGCTGGCCGGTGGTAAACCAAGTATTGATCCTTTACGTTATCAGAACAAAAAATCAGCACCAGCTATAAATGCAAACAATAATGAAATTGCTTTTCTTAAATTACGCTGGAAAGCACCACGTGGTCAAAAAAGTGAACTGGCTTCCCTGCCTATAGAAAAGAAAGCTCTGGCCAGTTCTTTTGCTAGCGCCGGAGTAGAAACACGGTTTATGGCCGCTGTGGCTGCATACGGACAAAAATTGCGTAATAATCCTGAATTGTCTAAAACATCTTATCAGCAGATAGCAAGCTGGGCAAATAATGCCAAAGGTGAGGACAAGCAGGGCTACCGCGCTGAATTTGTAAAATTAGTCAGAAAGGCAGCTGCTCTGGACGATAAAGACAACTAAGGTATGATTCAGTAGCATATATTAAATTCTATTTCTAAGAGAAAATAAACAGAGTTATTGAACCGGATAGTTTAATAACCAAAAAAAGCCAGTTTTTTAAAGCTGGCTTTTTCGTTTTTATTGCTTATGAATTAGTCTTATTTACTCACTACAATTATCAGATTTGGTAGATACAAACATTTATGCCCTTGAAGTAATTTAAAGGTTGTAATTTATTTCAGTAATAAAAATAATTGTTTTTAGTTTAATTCAATTCAACTCTTGTCTGGTTTATATTCTGCAATCAGAATCTGTATTATTCAGGTCATGATATGCAGTATGTATTCTGAATGTATAAAACCAATAAATATTGAGAAAAAATAAAATACAAGGTTTGGTTGTTAGATGAATATCTGAGTATTTTGTAAATAAATTTAATATCGTATTGTTTTTGCAATGCTAGAGATAAATCCGGACAAATTATGTTGTAATTAATTTGTATACAGGTATGAAAAGCAAGATACCGGACTGAGGTGTTGATATAAGTAATGATTTATCCGAACCAATATAATCTGAGTATAATCAGTTTTGTCAGCATGTTTAGCTGATTATCAGGTTTTTATGAAATTCGCAGGGTAAACACTCATCGGATTGTAAATGGCATTATTATGAAAAATATACTTTCAATTCAGTCTCACGTGGTATTTGGTCATGCAGGTAACAGTGCTACAGTTTTTCCTATCCGTCGGTTAGGTGTCAATGTCTGGCCATTAAATACAGTACAGTTTTCTAACCATACTCAGTACAAGCAATGGAAAGGTATGGTAATGCCGGCTGCACATTTACTGGATATTGCAGATGGTATTGCCGCAATTGATGAATTAAAAAATTGTGATGCTGTACTAAGTGGTTATATGGGTTCAGCTGAGCAAGGCAATGCGATTACTGATATTGTCAGAAAAGTGAAACAAGCTAACCCGCAAGCCATTTATTTTTGTGATCCGGTAATGGGACATCCGGAAAAAGGCTGTATTGTGGCAGGTGGTGTAGCTGAATTTTTGTGTGATGTGGCTTTGCCGCTGAGTGATATGATTGCGCCGAATCTGTTTGAGCTGGAAGAATTGAACAACAAACAACGTATTCATAATGTGGAGGAAGCAGTTGCAGCCTGCCGCGCTTTATGCAATAAAGGTCCGCAGGTGGTTCTGGTGAAACATTTGAGCCGTGCCGGCTATCAGACAGATCGTTTTGAAATGCTGCTGGTCACTGCTGAGGAAGCATGGCATATTCACCGGCCACTGGTAGATTTTGGTGAACGGCAGCCGGTAGGTGTGGGAGATATGACCAGTGGTATTTTTCTGGCTGATTATCTGTCTGGTAAGACCTTGCTGGAGTCATTTGAGCATACTACTGCTGCAGTATACGGCGTTATGCTGGAAACTCTGAAACGCCGGCAGTATGAGTTGCAGGTGGTCGCTGCTCAGGAAGAAATAGCTCATCCTGCACATTGCTTTCAGGCTGAGAAAATAGCCTGATTGATTTATATATTTATCATAATGATGATAATTTTTGTGCTGCCGGTAAGAAATCCTTACCGGCATAATTTTATTTCTAAGAATTATTTTCTGTCTGAGTGTAGTTGCGCTGCCCGAAAATTGCACTGCCTACCCGTACATGAGTAGCTCCGCAAGCTATAGCAATACTTAAATCCGCGCTCATACCCATTGATAATACATCAACAGCAAAACCGGCCTGGTGCAAGTACTGTAACAGGTTTTGCATCTGATGGAACTGTTGTTGTAATTCAGTGTCTGTGCTACCGGCCTTGGCTACACACATAAGTCCGCGCAGTTTAAGACGCGGTAATTCGCTGATCATATTAGCCAGTGTCAGTAATTCGCTTTTATCTGGGCTAATACCATGTTTATTGCTTTCTGCTGAAATATTCACCTCAATACAGACATTGAGGGGCGGTAAATATTCAGGACGCCGCTCATGCAGCCGCCGGGCAATTTTTTCACGATCAATAGTGTGTACCCAGTGTGCCCGTTCTGCCACAATTCGGCTTTTATTTGACTGAATATGCCCTATCATGTGCCAGACAACATCCAGCTCAGCGAGCTGACTGGTTTTTTCGCTGAATTCCTGAATATAGTTTTCACCAAAATCACGCTGACCAGCCTCATATAAAGTAATGATATCATTGGCAGGAAAGGTTTTACTGACAGCAATCAGCTGTACCGGCTGTGGTGCCGCAGTTTGCCGGCAGACATCATTTATGTTTGCCAGTACCTGTTGCCAGTGTTGAATTAAGATGTCTGTATTTTTCATAATTAATGGTGTTTTTCAATTTTTCTGATTAAATCTAAGTATATTTGTAAAAATTTTGACATAGTGACAAATATTTTCATTTTAAAGATACGACAACTTGATTAAAATAAGAACCATATTTTGTGCCTGTATCATGCAGGCAAGCATAATGGAGTAAATATGCAGATAACCGATTTATTGGCCTTCGGCGTTAAAAATAAAGCTTCCGACTTGCATCTGAGTGCTGGTCTGCCTCCCATGATACGCGTTAATGGTGATATCCGCCGTATCAATCTGCCTGAATTGAGTG includes these proteins:
- the folD gene encoding bifunctional methylenetetrahydrofolate dehydrogenase/methenyltetrahydrofolate cyclohydrolase FolD, translating into MTAQLIDGKKISQQILQELTIRVQQRLDNQLRRPCLAVVLVGEDPASTVYVRNKKRACETIGFESRSYELPVHTTEAELLALIDEMNADNGIDGILVQLPLPAHIDSQQVLERIVPHKDVDGFHPYNVGRLAVKMPLMRPCTPKGVMTLLDACQVPVTGKKAVVVGASNIVGRPQALELLLARATVTICHSATRNLAQEVAAADIVVVGVGIPNFVKGEWIKPGAVVIDVGINRLENGQLCGDVEFDAARERASMITPVPGGVGPMTIATLMENTLKAAEIHNTKQS
- the lpxB gene encoding lipid-A-disaccharide synthase — protein: MNKAATELPILTIALCAGEASGDLLGAHLMNAIRTRYPRVQFVGIGGPRMLAAGIQSLYDQEKLAVRGFVEVVKKLPEILAIRRGLIRSLKQIKPQVFVGIDAPDFNLGVAESLKQAGIATVHYVSPSVWAWRRKRVKKIVKQVDEVLCLFPMEPELYRQAGGRARFVGHPLAQTLPLVIDRKAKRQQLKLSEQAPVFVLMPGSRVSEIDFMAPIFLQAAEIIHQRYPQAQFLLPLATAATRQRMQDILAQPVWQKLPIRLMSAHAEMACQAADVALVTSGTATLEVALCQCPMVISYKISPLTYAYVKHKIKVPYVGLPNILLDRGVVPELLQSNATPQKLAEAVIHWYESPQEVQDLQADFSALHQQLRLNTDELSAQAVLQHATGQI
- the rnhB gene encoding ribonuclease HII; this encodes MNTELMVLPSHAGVDEAGRGPLVGSVYAAAVILPADYDLPGLTDSKKLSEKKRDELAILIKQQATAWSVAAADVAEIHQFNILFATMRAMARAVAGLHIQPAKVWIDGNRIPVDMTLPAEAVVKGDLKIAAISAASILAKTARDAEMYELDKCYPQYGFARHKGYGTAAHLAALQQFGVLPQHRQDFAPVKALLAQGKYCL
- the dksA gene encoding RNA polymerase-binding protein DksA — its product is MAKLTEQDIQAWNGPEEEYMNEEHQAFFRDLLLKLQDELIHNANNTAGHLQEQATTPDPADRATLEEEYALELRTRDRERKLLSKIQASLRQLDEGDYGFCQDTGEPIGLKRLLARPTATLSVEAQERRERIKKQFVD
- a CDS encoding YggT family protein yields the protein MISKTLFLLASALSIICWARLLLQWAKLPFLHPLAQFCVRSTNWLVRPLRKIIPPLYQWDIACILATVIIYYLACTLNLFISLRWVLPDIRTIAASLALCILFSLKALCYVLFIGLVIRMFLSLSKPYSILLFTLQRIYAPLTRPFAFMRIGKYDFSATIILLVLWLCLEWWLPQASSKISYWLIFG
- the proC gene encoding pyrroline-5-carboxylate reductase; its protein translation is MNVYFLGGGNMATAIVAGMTQQGGYEIEVIDRNQDKRQYLSERYQVRTSAKLTELAATDILVLAVKPQDMQQATTGIRLNGALVLSIAAGLTISTLSQFLGNHQRIIRIMPNTPCQIGQGISGMYAPAGISKADKTIAENIMRTTGEVVWLEEESGINRIAGISGSGPAYVFYFLNALQQAAIQQGFSPEEAHRLTLDTFKGAVNLAEQSGTEFAQLQKNVTSKGGTTFAATSVFDRHQLTQVVIDGVAASVARAEEMQQQLAPF
- a CDS encoding vWA domain-containing protein — protein: MLKIKAIGRKASYSLVLVLLTSILSACNTAGTSSRDRVSSTDSTSNQSDGYYANMSAGYKTSFSEESLSLRKSKPSSSSVEYNSRIGFRGADYQSPGLRAVFETQQPDTAQYKNYSDNPVKQVVTEPVSTFSLDMDTASYANSRRFIAHGRMPHPDAVRVEEFINYFPSTSNEKLTSITGSPFSAGYELAPSPWNTDKVLLRVNIKANDVNFNQLPPSNLVFLVDTSGSMYGEDRLDLLKESLKLLVNKLRPQDKVSIVAYAGSAGVALEPTSGSNKAKILAAIDKFEAGGSTAGGEGLQLAYKMAERGKVNGGINRILLATDGDFNVGINSTEELKAFVSREKEKGITLSTLGFGDDNFNDAMMVQIADAGNGNYSYIDSLEEAQKVLQEEMSATLVTVAKDVKAQIEFNPAQVLEYRQIGYEKRQLKQEDFNNDKVDAGDIGAGKKLTVLYELTLAGGKPSIDPLRYQNKKSAPAINANNNEIAFLKLRWKAPRGQKSELASLPIEKKALASSFASAGVETRFMAAVAAYGQKLRNNPELSKTSYQQIASWANNAKGEDKQGYRAEFVKLVRKAAALDDKDN
- the pdxY gene encoding pyridoxal kinase PdxY; this translates as MKNILSIQSHVVFGHAGNSATVFPIRRLGVNVWPLNTVQFSNHTQYKQWKGMVMPAAHLLDIADGIAAIDELKNCDAVLSGYMGSAEQGNAITDIVRKVKQANPQAIYFCDPVMGHPEKGCIVAGGVAEFLCDVALPLSDMIAPNLFELEELNNKQRIHNVEEAVAACRALCNKGPQVVLVKHLSRAGYQTDRFEMLLVTAEEAWHIHRPLVDFGERQPVGVGDMTSGIFLADYLSGKTLLESFEHTTAAVYGVMLETLKRRQYELQVVAAQEEIAHPAHCFQAEKIA
- a CDS encoding YggS family pyridoxal phosphate-dependent enzyme, whose product is MKNTDILIQHWQQVLANINDVCRQTAAPQPVQLIAVSKTFPANDIITLYEAGQRDFGENYIQEFSEKTSQLAELDVVWHMIGHIQSNKSRIVAERAHWVHTIDREKIARRLHERRPEYLPPLNVCIEVNISAESNKHGISPDKSELLTLANMISELPRLKLRGLMCVAKAGSTDTELQQQFHQMQNLLQYLHQAGFAVDVLSMGMSADLSIAIACGATHVRVGSAIFGQRNYTQTENNS